The sequence tgttcgcctacgtagtacgctgggTAACTTGCGTTTGTTtacatactccacttacagaaggtcggtatAGCAGGAGCAGCGAATCTCTTCCATTTTGACTGTCTATGCGAAGTACGTATACAAAGACGAAAGTCCCCTATCGCGGTCTTCCCAACCAAGAACCAAAAGTTTTATATCATAGGACATAGGAAGATCAGTTTCCTCACATTGACCTTATacgtataagtattataagtaAGATTCTCTAAACTTATTTATAAGTGACATACGTCACATACGTTTTTCGTATGCGAGATGGCTTGTGTAGGATAGACTGGCTACGTTTGTAACGTTCAATTGTACCTAGAGCACGGGTGCTCgactccgttcggctcagcattgttccgagcaattattagggttggcacaacttgacgccctttgcgtgcacgaccacagataagataatgacctgaattttgacaaccttaAATAGCCAAAAGGGAGTGCCATATGTTAGAACatgaccctgaaccgctgtcaaacttcggttttgtaggaagtttcctttctgtacggtagtactattatttattctgtgcctagaGCGAGTTTCGTAAATGTTCGAGCAGATTCATGCGGAATATTAAACTAGTAACATAAGAGGAGAACAATTATTACATACCTCGAAACCTATAATACAGTTTGGTAATATAAATACCTTGCAATCTTGTTACAGCTTCTTTTTCAATATCACGCCTTAAGAGATTATTACATTTGCAGGTGTTTTTTATTTGAGTTCTTTTAGAGTTCGCCAAACTGCAATAATTAACAATCAGATTAGAAAGAATAACTTACAGGTACAAATGTATCACTTAACTTCAaattcgggtaaatccatctgtcaagggccctccacactcatgcgcgatcgcggcgcgaagctgcgaacgcgagtgtggagtttagttcgctaatcagcgaaatagactccacactcgcgttcgcggcttcgcgccgtgtagTCTAGAGCGGGcttcagattatgcgattttggtattaataagAGGTAATAGGGTattagatatttgctgagagacTAAGAGGGTCTAATGGAAGTTTGAactttgaagttaagcgacacaagcTCGTTTTTACGAGACTCGGCGCTTAAAACACTTTAAtcttttaagtcccgagtcgaGTCTTTTTTAAGAGCAACTCAAAAGGACTCGAGCCTCCAAATAAAGACTCCGTGAaattttttataggtttttcCTAAATAACAGTAAATAAATTAGGCGTCATTGTATGTATGATTTGGGTACCTAATCCACAAATTATACAATGCATTTCGAAATTATTTGTGAAAAAAATCGAGTTCTCTGAAAAGGACTCAAGTCTCTACAAAAGACTCAAGAGTCTCTATCAAGTTGAAAAGAACTCGTGTTTAGACTTAATTATGATACAGAAAAACCGAGTCGAGTCTTGAAGCAGAGGACTCAAAGGACTCGATTCCTCCCAACACTAGGAGAGggtctttgcccagcagtggggcaCCGGAACAATTTATAAAAGCAGGTATTAGggagttttcagaaaatagtGTACCCAATTAGCGTAAGTAGTTAAGAAAAGTTAATcgctgtcagttttgtgacgacaATTAAGCAtgaaatcattataaataaataaataaataataaatattataggaattttttttacacaaattgactaagccccacggtaagctcaagaaggcttgtgttgtgggtactcagacaacgatatatttaatatgtgtaatatacaaatacttaaatacatagaaaacaactaTGACTCGGAATAACTAACTGGGTTTATGGGAATAACTTTTTTGTCTCTTTTTACTTACGTTGTAATATCGCTTATAGTTTATGAAATGAACACCTTGAAATTTAATGCTTAATTATCGTCTCAAAACTGACAGTGTTTAACTTTTCTAAACAACTCACACTAATTGGATACactattttctgaaaactccCATTAAGGAAACAGTTCATACTCACGAATTCTCCGAATTACTGATACCAGTAGCAACCgattctttatttttatatttttcattcatttttttcgttttaacCTGGAGGCATCTATTTACCATAGTATGGGAAGAGTCTGCTAAACGTTCGTCTTCATGATCACTTCCAAAAGTTTGACAACCCTCTAGTTTCATTGGCTCTACTTTCCATTCATGGACACAAGGTTCTACGGGTTTAATTTTTATGTCACTAGTAGAATATCTCGTTTCTAGACATTGTGTACTTTCTATATTTTCAATAGCTACGGCTTGCATGGTTTGTTCGTCTTCTTCACTATCTGTCTCCTCGTCTGAGtcacattggtaaaattttGGGTGTTTACATGGTGGCTCATTTTCTAGTTGATCGTTCGATTCAACTTGAATGAAATGTTTTTGTCCTTCGCAATCTGTGTCTGAAATTTTCAACACTACTCCGTCAGAAAACGCAACAGATCGGCTTTTTCTCGTCATGTTGCAAGCTATTTGCGAAATAGTCTTTAGCCTTTTACTAAGGTTGAACGGTTTACCTGCGGTGCCACCGTTGATGTTTTTATCGTCTTCTGTAACtaagataattttaaatgtaaaaatatcaGGATATCCACATATTTGTAGAACGACGAAGTGTTTTAAAAACTTTTGAATAGAAACTATTCCTTTATGATGTTTTTTTGCAATTGTTAAACGTCTAAActctattaattaaaatataaatactgaGCAAACACGTACATAAAATGATAACCTCTCTGGCTGACCGAATATCATAGTGTCTTCTTTTACCTTGGTGCATTATCTCCGCTGGTTTTGCTTTTATTTCAGCCCTCTGAATCTGTACTTCATTATCTGTAAATTTTACTTCACGGTGTGGGTCCTTTTGGTCTTCCTAAATGAAATAAGATagtaaaacaaacatttttcaatataaatttttttgtttactacATAGATTGGAGTAGCGGGGCGTGCAACATAATCTTAGGAAAAACTTAGCTATCTTATAAAAGGCATGCCCAATGCCTGCAAGTTCCATGAATTATAATATctaatacataaatatgtaagtatactTACTTTTTTCGGATATTCAGACATTTTGGAGTCCACAGGACCCAACAAAATATCAGTATTTGCCATATTCATAATACCATTATATTTGGCCATCCTTTTATACGATTCCCTTTCTTCAAGACTGCGAGATTCTCTGTAGCTCCTAGGATTATCGTTAACATTGCTTCCTTTTATAGCGTTCTCTTCTTTTTTAAATCCACGCTTTTTCCTCCTTTTATAATTcgcaaaaaagttataaaaGGATGGTTCGTTTTTCAAATTGATAGAAAATAAATGTGGTGAGCGAGTCCTTCTTCTTCTCACACGAAGACTTCCCCAAAATCCAagttttttggtattttggCGTCTTGTTTGAGCTGTACTAGTTTTAAGGTCACCATTGTTTTGAATTTCTATATCATTGATGTCATTTGATTCTTTGGAAGGACATTCAACGTCGCTTGTATCTGCAGCAGCCTGTATATCAAAAGTTTTCTCTTTTCTAGAATTGCTTACATTGTGCGAGTAATTTTTACATTCATTCACTTGCTTCGCGGATTTTGGACGACTTTCAAAACCCATCGCATCTCCTGATGCTTGTTTCCTTTCTTTAAGCGACGTCTTAATGTTGACTGATGCGTTATTTCCTTGCACGAAACCGCCGTAATTGTCGTTTACAATGTCATTCACATTATCAaccgatttattattattgaaaactTTACTGACTATTGACATAAGCCCTAAACCTATATCACGTTGATTTCTGCGTTTTCGTTTCTTACAAATGAACCTTTTATCAcaattaattctaaaatactTTGATCTTTCTATAACACTGTTAGTTATTGATTTCTTGATGTCCAAGAAACGTTTTACATTACGCCTTGCAGACCACAAATTTTTAGTCAGTTTCATCAATGTATGTTCTTTTCTTTCTTGGGCACTTCGTATATATTTCAAAATAGGTTCTGATTTTCCAAAGTTAAAGTCTGTCTGTAAATCAGTATTTCGTATGGCTTCGGTACTATTCGATTTCCTTGCGAAGCCTGGATTGTCAAACAAAAATCGAATTACGTTTCCCGAGGTTTCATTCCTGTCTTTAGTTTTACCATGATACTGATCGCAACTGCATTTATTACGTCTCTCTACAGATATTCTGTGAAATAGGTCAGAAGGCTGGAACATTTCCATGACAAGATATTCGAATGGTTTGTGTTTGGTAGTAACGTTACgtttgtatttattacaattCTCATCTTTTGTAGTTAGGAGCATCATCATTTTTATAATAGCACCAAATTTTCGTTTGGGAAACGATATGCCGTTTACTGTAACATCTGTATCACCAAAAACCATTGGCGCTTTTCTACTTTTGTATAAAGGCGATAAGTTTGCCTTATCTTCATTATTTTGAGGAATTTTATCTGCCATTATTTCATGTATCATATCAATCTGATTAGGTTTAAATATGGCTTCGCTCTTGATTGGAAAATCTCCATCTACTTTATGTAGACTAAAAGCATTATTACATTTCTTTTTAATCATTCCTCGTTGAGCGTAATCTTTGTTCAAAAAATCACAATCTAAGAGCGGTGTTGATTCTTGATTACTACTTCTACATCTTGAATACAAAAACACGCTGctattgtttttcttattacgATTACTCCATGTGCCTTTTTCATcctcatttatttcataatccTTGTCAATGGAATAACAGCAGATTAGATGAAAAAATAGAATTACAAAATACGTAGCATAGTGatccagtcgccatcagatatattaaaGCGGCCAAGGTttacacaaatatctgaacaaagcctaTTTATTATCATGAAATTAAAGTATTTAGTACCCTGTCCGCTCCGACATATAATagaatggcgactgtactgtgTGAGTTATTAATCTTTGGTGGTACTTACTTGCGTTCCCATGAGAGGCATATTATCATCACCGTCATAATCAGAACCGTCGTCATCAGAGGCAAATCTAGAGGAAGTCAATAAATCAATTAAGTTATCAAAGTGAGGCTTGTTGTCATCTATTTTTAGCTAATGTTCTTCATAAGCTTGCTATTGCATAGTTTGCGTACCGATGGATATTCCAAATATTTTATCTCCAAAAAATAATCGACTAATTGATTTGCGATGTTTCATTAATGACTTGTGATACGCTAGCGATGattcttaagcgaggtttagactagcaagaacttgcatgcaattttcattacattgcggtatctgataaacattttaaatgcagtttaccttagtagtcagcaatgtaacgtaaattgcatgcaagttcttgctagtctaaacctcgctttagataGGATAACTCGCACAACCTgtagtacctattagtttaaTCATTTTAGAGTTTTCATGTCTGGGACCCATTTCTCCACGCTGACAATTAATGCCCAGTAGGTTTCTGTACTTCTGTATCTATCtacttctctcactctcactgagcgtaagcgaaATGGATGTGCGTGATCGGGACCGTAGATagcatgtttttgaattttatttttttgtattttaaagaaacaaaacgaaaGCCCCCAGACTCCAATGGCTCGGACACGTAGTCCGGATGAGGAAAGATCgtgcagtctggagggcgtactctggagtaccaagtggccgaagaccgtctggacgccctaggtaccgctggagagagtAAGTGCAGAAaaacctcagcgaactcggcgccgtcgactggacagagtagcatggcggtctttggtgtcggaggccaagatccacttcgggtcgttgcgccacattagtaagtttaaaaaaagtgatcGCTGAATTCCCTCAAGCATAACATTGCTCATTTTTAgaaacaattttcatattttttagtttttgtgcaaaatttattataattttttaaagtgcTTTTTTGACCTATGTTCGTAATTTTATCTATCGAGTCAAAACCTCAAGATCCCAATCGCTGAAATCCCtaaagaaaggcctcaagattgctaattgaATTTTTGGCtttgatctaaaaaagcgctacgactttcaaaaactccgttctctgagcctactgcaccttaacacCTTGACATTTTCCTGTCGATTTCAGGGTGGTAAAGTAACAACGGTACCTAGCGTCAATATTACAGCAATGTGGGGCAAATTGTCAGTCACTTTACAAATTGTCCCCTTTGAGAAACTGGGTCTATAATGTTCCCGTTGTGAAACTGTGGCCTATAATGTCCCCGTTGTGAAACTGGGGTCTAGGGGCCTATCGAAGATGATAATCGTACattgacaaacgccaaacgaaaactaaaaatctataaGGATGACGATGGCAGATGCGACGAAAAGTCACTTgacaatttccatacattatttaagcctttataaggcagagggaatatatttcccacatgattttgaactttgattcaaagtgatagggttcaatttttCATAATTTCAGGCACACTtatgccttataaagggttaagTTTCTATTGGCGTCCTTGGCTATCCTGGTCTTACTTTTCCAGGCTGACATCGCTGAAGTCGCCGTAGTCTTCGGGCGAGTAGCATATCGTGCAGAGCTCTCCGATGTCCACGAAACACCGGGCGCAGTACACTCCGGGGCACGACGGAGTTTCACATCTGAAAGACTCAATAATGGAGGCTATGGTTCCTTTGTCTATCTATAGATTGCAAAGAGTTATTGATAGTATTACAGTCTATGAAGAAATCATGTCTCGAATTTAACTGCAAAAGTAGCTGACGAGAATGAGAGAATGACAAACAGATTAACAGATCTTTTGTTTGTAAcatcaataattattatttgcaaCTCTTTGTATAgtctagcgacccgccccggtttcgcacgggtagttcaactaatttacacaaaacctttacaaattatacatattattataaaccttcctctggaatcactctatctattaaaaaaaccgcatcaaaatccgttgcgtagttttaaagatctaagcatacatagggacatacagacagcaggaagcgactttgttttatactatgtagtgaagaatCAACCTATTGGTTTTgatattaggtacttagttagttttagaaacacaacattttaaccgtttggtggccgctttccgaTGAAAAATGCGTTTCTTGGACGACACTCGGTAAATTGCGAGTCACTTCTACTGACTGCTAAGCATGACTTGCGTTGTCACGCGCGACTACATAATAGCATAAAATCTTAGCAAGCAGTCTGGATAAGACACTCTCAGAATCGGGACAAGTGGTACACGGTGTATCCAAAGAGAGACAGCAGTGGATAAAAGGCTGTAACAATAGCGATTATACTAATGGGCATCGTACCTTTTCAGATGTCGATCGAGATCTTCTTGACGGTGTTTCGTACAGCACAGCAAGCAATGCAGCTCGGCTGGTCCCACTCCTAGCAAAGTCCGTAGCCACTGGCATCTGGCATAAGATATCAGTAGAAAGTTATCAaatcttttttatgtttaaaacgAAAGTTTAGGATTTTAGCTGGCTTGGCATCAAATAGTGAGCCCAGATCAGAATGAAATGACGGCGCGCCATATGCGAATCACGTTCGCAGCTGCAGAAAAAAGgtaccccctgcatagaagtttgtatgctgGGGGCAGGAGGGAATACCCAATACCTACTTTATACTCTGCAGCTTATGCTACATACCATGAAATGCAGGCAATCCTGTCAAAAAATGCTTCGCCATGACGAGCTTTCGTATCACAGCACTTAAAGATAATCGAGGTTAGTTAAGGTAAGTTAGATACACTAAAAAACTGAGTAGGCAAATGATTAGAAATACTAACGGTATACAATTATTTAGCATATTTTGAAATGTGTATTTCTGCTCCGACATGTATTTGAATTGTCTGTGAAGTTTCCTTCTAGCGTATTTCAGGAAGCAGCCTGCAAAAATCacatatttcttaaaaaaacttGATCTACAATAATAttaaccgtttttttttaaattagtgtatttaattttgaatcaCTCGATTATGAGACAATTAAGTGGATCGttgattttaacataatttggtTGTAATTTAGCGAAAAGGGTGGAAGGAATAAAGAGGAACCTACGATAATTTGTCATTAAAATGTAAGTATGACTTTTCTTAGTAACAAAAAGTTCATTATTGACAGATTATTGTAGGTTATTACACTATTATATTTTCTCCGTATTCATGAATCATTTGGTTGCATGTAATTTATCATCATCAAAATTGATTGAATGTTGCGCAACAAATAAAACGCCTACTGACTTACTGAAATGACATACGAAATGTAAAGATGGATGGCATCCATTCTGACATGACGAACTTCTCTCGTCaggaatgggtgcctttcatgcCTTGGAATGAACCTTAATTGGTTAACTTAACAATCtactaatattaaaaacaactCACTTCTCGTCCTAATAATGTGATAGTAAAGCCAGACTGCTCGAGCCTTAGCTCGTTCTGGC is a genomic window of Cydia strobilella chromosome 20, ilCydStro3.1, whole genome shotgun sequence containing:
- the LOC134750758 gene encoding uncharacterized protein LOC134750758, encoding MAYLALLWKARTIEKCRLKYEKEKMNSINSKTELRSTSIYQKWTVYRNDSQKKFEQIYSSLCPEGSRLANSCTFLKENSSFILKIVIGIVGGILTYFLYTVFVCQLSVWTFLGWAISLAITLGVVFSSTARCLVLLLIPGLFSRVGRYTLACYALVLILTGPATNTLKNLDTLSASLACGQEHIKSSVKDIKESKESPLNLVQETMSGTIEKIEYLAANMKKLMVRIHRLAMSIAHVLQSSLSWLNSIELVCKEKLGTPYEHCTKILSQGAEDCYKEFPELTNQWDWKLIVKAVCFNMKLEEPLCVVGDFAKGSIVATVKKKLNTYSTRLQSLLSVDIHIRRSHSRCNGSQPVSQAAAGVITDLRNRADMLLAWLSWTCALTGLFLMLIILRAKYYLHMFRTRSRFDNRYVTKELRELDLKRQRQGRETVLPLNTRERAKYVATSSFRLLPSERMYLTRSIVFMVITTLKLMIHMVADYSLYWVLMNVRFHGSEQTFQPTNRTERILVSGSGPLAATVRLLLEALSVPLILPATSTAACLPDPHPPDLRRYAHIGTLILLLWLLALFEPYGLRLRHVISGHYEPERAKARAVWLYYHIIRTRSCFLKYARRKLHRQFKYMSEQKYTFQNMLNNCIPCQWLRTLLGVGPAELHCLLCCTKHRQEDLDRHLKRCETPSCPGVYCARCFVDIGELCTICYSPEDYGDFSDVSLEKFASDDDGSDYDGDDNMPLMGTQDYEINEDEKGTWSNRNKKNNSSVFLYSRCRSSNQESTPLLDCDFLNKDYAQRGMIKKKCNNAFSLHKVDGDFPIKSEAIFKPNQIDMIHEIMADKIPQNNEDKANLSPLYKSRKAPMVFGDTDVTVNGISFPKRKFGAIIKMMMLLTTKDENCNKYKRNVTTKHKPFEYLVMEMFQPSDLFHRISVERRNKCSCDQYHGKTKDRNETSGNVIRFLFDNPGFARKSNSTEAIRNTDLQTDFNFGKSEPILKYIRSAQERKEHTLMKLTKNLWSARRNVKRFLDIKKSITNSVIERSKYFRINCDKRFICKKRKRRNQRDIGLGLMSIVSKVFNNNKSVDNVNDIVNDNYGGFVQGNNASVNIKTSLKERKQASGDAMGFESRPKSAKQVNECKNYSHNVSNSRKEKTFDIQAAADTSDVECPSKESNDINDIEIQNNGDLKTSTAQTRRQNTKKLGFWGSLRVRRRRTRSPHLFSINLKNEPSFYNFFANYKRRKKRGFKKEENAIKGSNVNDNPRSYRESRSLEERESYKRMAKYNGIMNMANTDILLGPVDSKMSEYPKKALGMPFIR